In Thalassophryne amazonica chromosome 14, fThaAma1.1, whole genome shotgun sequence, one DNA window encodes the following:
- the LOC117524859 gene encoding general transcription factor II-I repeat domain-containing protein 2-like, whose amino-acid sequence MFMEEGRLDLPELDDPKWLMDLAFLVDITEELNTLNLKLQGPGQLVTAAFENVRAFMTKLMLWKAQISEKKLFHFPACSSLVEEGKAFSGEKYVAAIETLQQEFDQRFADFKTHSATFQMFADPFSFDVQNAPSVLTNGAH is encoded by the coding sequence ATGTTCATGGAGGAGGGCAGGCTGGACCTTCCTGAGCTTGATGATCCCAAGTGGCTGATGGACCTGGCTTTCCTAGTTGACATCACAGAGGAACTGAACACACTCAACCTGAAGTTGCAGGGCCCAGGCCAGCTTGTCACTGCAGCTTTTGAAAATGTCAGAGCTTTCATGACAAAACTGATGTTATGGAAAGCTCAGATCTCTGAGAAAAAACTCTTCCACTTCCCAGCATGCAGCTCTCTTGTGGAGGAGGGCAAAGCATTCAGTGGTGAAAAATATGTTGCTGCCATTGAGACGTTACAGCAGGAATTTGACCAGCGGTTTGCAGACTTCAAGACACACAGTGCCACATTCCAAATGTTTGCTGACCCCTTCTCCTTTGATGTGCAGAATGCTCCTAGTGTGCTTACAAATGGAGCTCACTGA